The genomic stretch GACGCACCAATGATTCGGCTGATACCAATTGTCTTCGGCGCGATTTCGCGAGCGTGGCTGGCACTCACCATCGATGTATCAACAGCAACTCACACCACGGCAAGAAGCACGATCGTCATCGACCGTATCGCAACGCAGAACGTTACCGATCACCCGGTCGCCGCGAGAGATCTTCCATTGTCAAAACGCCCGGCTCGGCGACTCGGGTGCATCGGATGGTTCCCCGCTTCTTGGGACTTGAGCAGTATTGTCGCACAGCTCAGCAGGCCAGTCGAGCGGATGAGCCATTACAGTCCCGGTGTATGCTGAAAGTGCATTCGCAATTCGTGACATGGCGTTATGTCGTGCATCTGCCAATCGTCGTTCGGTTTCCGAATCTGATCGATAGCCGTCGCCCGGCGGGTAGTAGGTTGAAATGTAATCGATCATTCCAGCAGCGCGGATGGCGGTTTCACGATCTGTCACGATCGAGTGTTCGTCAGCCCAACGGTCAAACTCGAGGATGACGTTTTGTTGATGCTCGCGAACCATATGACGCGTGAGTGTAGGCACTACGATCACGCAAGCACCAACCGTCAGAGCGATGGTGAGTCCAGCGATGGTGAGTAGCCGGTATTTGGTCAGCATCTTCGTCGGGGAACGGTACGCATCAGCCGGGACGGGCGAACGACATGCAAGCAGACGAAAAAACTGACCACCCGTCCTCGGTTGCATGCGATGGTTATCGCAAATTTGCACGCCTGTGGATAGCATCGTCACAGCGACTTTCCGTTGCCGAATCGCGAGGCGACGAACAACGTAGTCACAAACGTGGCGAAGAGAATCACGGACATGAACACAAGTCGAATTGCAACACCAAGATAGAAGATCGCATCTTGATCGGGCGTTCCATCCCAGCCTGGGGCATCGATTTCGGCTCGAATCCAGCGTTGGTCAAGAATCGCATAAGCGACGCCAACCAAAAGCACAGACAATACGAATCCGCGACCTGCCCAGAAATACGACGCGAGTGATGTACCGATCATACAAACGGTCAACGCGATCCATCCATGTGGAGCGATAAATTCGGTAAGCAAATGCATCAAGGCTGGGAGCGGGAAAGCGGACTCAATTCATTGCGATAACGTCCGGATTCACCGGGTCGGGAGAGTAAAGTCATCCATTTGAAAACGCCCGCAAGCCCGACTCCGGTGCAATCCATGGTTATCAGACTTACAACGCTGCGCTTCGGGGTGGCAGTGGAGGAACATTCGCCCGCTGCCGCAAGCTTCCCATCTTAACGCAATTTGCCCCGCTCACGGGTGGGAAGTGGGTGGTGTTCCTGGAGATCCGTAATTTGTGACACCAACGTGTGCGTCAAACGCCGGACGTTCGTCAGGCGGAAGGTTTGCACGATGGTACCGCAATGAAAACCCACCGTACAGCGTGCCATCATCGTTAATCATCCAGTCAACCACGTCAGCGTCGGCAATGTCGAATACTTGGCCGACAGACAGCAGCGGAACGGACGGTGGAACCTCAAATAGTTCAGCGGTGAATCCAGAGTCGGAAGCTGTCGCGTTGAACAGCCAGACAAAACCGCTCGACTCGCCGTCATCAAGTTTCGTTTTAATTAGGCAGGAATGCGAATCGAATCGCGGCATCATTGAGCGAAACTCATCGAGCGTTGCGCGTGCGTTAGCAACGCATTCTTGGTATGCAGGGTCGGAGGCGCGGAACATATCCACACGCGCACCGGGATCGAGGTCAGGCTTACGGTCCAGTTCGCGTCGGAGCATCTGCCAGTCGTACCAGCAATTTTCCGGATCAAGATCGTCATAGCCACGAGACTCGGCCAGCTTGGCAGCATCGGCAAGCGTCATCATAATGCAAGCGGCATTGTCGCGAATAGTGAGAGCCTCATCATTCGTTAACGGCTCGCCCTTCTTGTCCTCGGCTGCGATAAGGATCGCACCAAGTGCTGGCATGAATACCGGGATAAGGTCAGCATCGTCATTCATCTGTTTGATTTCAGTCGGATAACGTCTGCCATCACCGGGCCGGGACGGTTGATGTTCCATTTGTAATAACACGCAAGCCCGGCTCCGGTGCATGGCTTGGTTATCCGCGGTTCTGGCGGGAGCGCAGTTCCGCGAGTGCATCGCCAGTCCATTGCGGAAGGCGCTCTCGGTACGACGGATCGGTGTCGGAAATCCAGACGACCACTGAATCCGCGTAATCCACCATCCGCGTCTTTAGCATGGCCTTTCTCGCTTGTGGATATAGAAGAGCAAGCAGCCCGAAGGTGAAGAGGGCAATGACAAAGTACAGGAGTGCGATGGTTGGCTTTTCACCAGTGATCGTCTCTGTAAGATATGGCGACGCAAAGCCAAGTGCAACCGCGAGCATGAAAATTCCGGCGCCGACGTTCGCATAAAAATCGGGACGCTTAGCACACTGCACACACACCGGCAGACTGACGCTAGTCTCATAGCGGTTCTTGTGTGCAATTACCAATCGCACGACGGCGCGAATCACGCTTCGAGTCGCAAATCCAAGTCCTGGGCGGTAGATTACGTCTTGATGCACATCTGAAACGTTAGTCGTCGAATTGCACCAAACGCACGCGTCGGGCAATGACCGCTCGCCGTTCAAGTTCACGACGAGGTAGGGATCAGCGTTGTAAGGCATGGACAATGTCTTCACAGGAGAACGATTTCAGTCGGATAACGGCGGTCGTCACCGAGTCGGAAGTGACGACTTTCCATTTGAAAAACACCGCAAGTCCGACTTCGGTGCACGACACTGGTTATCCGCGGTCAATAGTGGATGGCAGTGTAGGTGACTGGGTTGCGATGCCAACCCATCCCGTCTCCCCAATCGCAGAACCTCGTTCCGCTAGGCATCCACCACGCGAGATAGGTCATCGTCCACGACCGAACTGGTTCTGGTGACAAGACAGCTGTTCCTGCGACAGGCTTATAGATATGAACAAAGGCTGCGGAGAAAAACTCGTCGAAGGCGGTCCATGAGGAGGCGGGCATTGCCGATTTCGGCATGATGTAGCGAGCGTGCGCCCATGAAGCGGGGCCAAACGAGAGATAGAGTAGGCACAACATCAGAAGCAATGCGGACGAGCGGCGAAATAAAGTCGCGCCCCACGAACGTCGCCATAGGCATCCGCCGACGACTGCACATGCAATCGAAACTTGAACAGCAATTGGGCCTGCGACTGTGCCCCATCGTGGCCACGCAAATCCGAGTGCAGCAAGAGCAGTGATGACAAGCGTGCCGCGAATGGAGAATCGTTTGTAGTTGTGGCTTTGCATTAACCTTCAGTCGGATAACGGTAGCGATCACCGGGCGGCGGCGAAAGACTTGCAAGCAATCAAAAAAACTAACCACCGCCGCTCCGGTGCATCGCATGGTTATCAGACTTACAACGCTGCGCTTCGGGGTGGCAGTGGAGGAACATTCGCCCGCTGCCGCAAGCTTCCCATCTTAACGCAATTTGCCCCGCTCACGGGTGGGAAGTGGGTGGTGTTCCTGGAGATCCGTTGGTTTGGATATGCAGTTCACGCGAACATCAACGAGTTTTTGTGACCTCGTTACCATTCACATGTAGCGAAGCAGACCAGAAGCTAGCGTGGATCTGAACGTCAGTTACAGATGCATCAAGCGGTCCAACGGGCACGCCGTCGACAGAAATTGTTGTCGGAGAGAAAGCAAAAGTGTGGCCACCGGCTTCGATCTCTGTTGTGGGAGTATTTGCGGAACACGAAAACGGACCATTGATGACGGCGGTAGTTCCATTCGGCAGAGACGCGGTGCCCGAGACCGTTGATGTCAGCGTAACGAATGCGAAAAGGCAGCAAATAGTGGCAACGCATAGAAGTGCGAAGCCAATCGCGATAGGACCAAGATTTGAGCGACGTTTTGTACGTTCCATTTGAAGCCTTCCATAGCGTGGCAGTTTAGGTTTGCAGCAAATGTGAAGAGTAGCAAAGACGTCGGCTTTAAAGCAACGCCAGACCGAAAGACGGCGTTTGTGGACGTCAGTCGGATAACGTCTCACATCACCGGGTGGCGGCGATTGACGTGATTCCAAAGAAACGTGACCACCGCCAC from Rubripirellula tenax encodes the following:
- a CDS encoding DUF2314 domain-containing protein — its product is MLLQMEHQPSRPGDGRRYPTEIKQMNDDADLIPVFMPALGAILIAAEDKKGEPLTNDEALTIRDNAACIMMTLADAAKLAESRGYDDLDPENCWYDWQMLRRELDRKPDLDPGARVDMFRASDPAYQECVANARATLDEFRSMMPRFDSHSCLIKTKLDDGESSGFVWLFNATASDSGFTAELFEVPPSVPLLSVGQVFDIADADVVDWMINDDGTLYGGFSLRYHRANLPPDERPAFDAHVGVTNYGSPGTPPTSHP